The genomic region CAATTCTCTACCTATTACCAAATAATTACATTATAGTAATGGAAGGATGAAATTTTGAATGCACGTAGTACTGTGTGGATCCTTATGCAAGTGATAGACATGTTTATGTTCAACTGAAAAACATGTTAGTTCAGCTGTATGTGATCTGTATTATCCATGAGATTTTGTGCTTTTGTGTCTCATTCTAAAGAGGATTCATGGTTTCCAGTGCAGGGAGGATATGGAATTATGGATACATGCTGATTGACTGATCTATGGATGGTTTATGAGGAATTATGTTGACAGAAGAGAGTGAGCACAACCCCGCATTGATGAAAGAGAGCTTTGTCATTTTTGGGAGTGTGCTCACTCTTCTTCTGTCAGCATCATCAACAACACTTAATCCCCACTTTATTCATCTCGATCACCAGCACCGATCTGATCTTCATTCAACACATGATGTAAAGTCTTCTCAAGCTCTTACATTACACGTGTGAATACATATGTATATCTTTTTATATCAATTACTCATGTTTTGTTACCTTAATTCTATATCTGTTACCAAATAATTGGATTATTAATTGAAGGATGAAATTTTGGCATTGGGTACTATGAGGATGTTTATGCAAGGGATGGATAGAAATGTTTTATGTGTAACTGACAAACATGTTAGTTCACCTGTATGTGATCTATATTATCTACGAGCTTTCATACTTTTGGTCTGATTCTAAAGAGGATTCATGGTGCAGGGAGGATATGGATATATGACTGATCTAATGATCTATGGATGGTTATGAGGAATTATGTTGACAGAAGATAGAGAGCACAACCCGCCATTGGCAAAGAGAACTTTGTCACTGTTGGGAGTGTGCTCTCTCTTCTTCTGTTATCATCGCTTAACAGTAATTCCCATCACTAATCATGTCGCCAAGCAGCTGATCTTTATCAGACACCAAATGTTAAATCTTGTCATGATCTCATCCGGTATAGCTCCATAAAGTTTGAGTGATTAGTTATAAGAACTCTGTAATTCAAAGAGAGAGAGAGAGAGAGAGAGAGAGAGAGAATAAAACACATCCAGATCTTTACTTCCTGTGCTTGGGTAGCTAACCAGTAAATCTACATTTCTAGTAGTAAGACCACTAAAGCTACGATGACAAGCCATACTCTTCTTGCTACTACTGTCAGTTACACAAGGGCATGCTAGCTAGACTACTAAAATTACCTTCTAAGGGCAGCTAGTATTTAGCTAGAAACAAGGAAATTCTAGTTGAACAGGCCCAGAGCTGTTCAATGTTTGGCTGTATTTAGAAGTGTATTTAGTATGGTCTCAGCGAGTTAACTCTTTACCTGGAGAGCCAGTCTGATTATAAATGTGCTCTACAGTTCTGCACTTGATTAGTAATGAAGATTAAGTTGACTACACTGATACCAGCTTTCCTACTGGGCCTAGGACAACTAACAACTGAAGCAATCCTTTTGGAGGTATGGGAATAAGAATAGCCCCAGCAAAGTTATGGTTACGATTGCTGTAGAAAATGATGATGGAAAAGCCCACTAGCAATAACAGCAACCTCTCACAATTTATCAGAAGAAGATCTAGTAACCAGATACAAGAAGTATTGATAGAAGCTTGAAATTTGTTCCTGTTTTTATAAGAAAAAATTGTAGATGGTCTCCTAGGTAGGGTGACAGATAGCATTCTGAGATCAGCACATCTGCTTTACCAGTAATAGAGTGACTACCATTTACCCTATATGATGAAGCATAACCTTCAATAGAGAAATACTAACCAACAATACATTTTTATTACTGTTGTCAGTATAGGCTGTATAGCTACTCTTTTGCATAGTCCATGTAGATGTCAACCAGCATACTCAAAACTATAAGCAGAAAGGTACTGAACAGAACATCTCAAAATAGTGTAGAAATCAATCAAGGATCTTTCATTGCCACTATGAAAACATGTTACTTGAACGAGTATTACAATTGATATATTCAAGCAAGCTTCTTTTATCCTGGATCTAAGCAGAGACCACAAAGCTCAATAGAAGGCTTGAACTTTGGCCATTGAACTCTAACAGACTCTAATCTTCAAATTGCAGGAAAAAGAAGCATAACAAATAAAAGAATTGAACCATCTAAAACTCTGCAATCTCATATAGACTAAAAACACTATGAAACCTGCTTCAGTTGACAACAATCTCACACATTGAGCCTTCATCACAGTCTGAAACGATGTCATCAACAGACAGAGACACGCCACAAGAGAAACTGAGACTCGGCTTAACCCTCGGCACAGCTGGAGGTTCTGCCTCATTGCTCAAGATCTGTAGAACTTTCCTCATTGTAGGCCTCTTGGAGCTATCCGGGTTAGCACAACTCAAACCGACAAGCAACAGCTTCCGCATTTCATCCACATCAAACTCCCCGGCCAGCCTCTGATCAGCTGCATCAATAATCCTCCCTTCAGAATGCAGCCCCCAAACCCAATCAACCAAATTCACCATCTTGTGACAATCCGGTACTCTCTCAATTGGCCTCCTCCCACAAGCCAATTCCAGTATCACCACACCATAGCTGAAAGCATCAGTCTTCTCAGTCGCCTTCCCATACTGAAGATACTCAGGCGCAAGGTACCCCATTGTCCCAGCAGTCAGTGTCGAAACAGGGCTCTTATCATGATCCATAAGCTTTGCCAGTCCAAAATCACCAAGCTTTGCATTGAAATTCCCATCCAGCAACACATTACCAGTCTTGATATCCCTATGAATCACCTGCTGCTCACACTCCTGATGCATATATGTCAAAACAGACGCCAAACCAATCGCCACATTCCTCCTATGATTCCAATCCAACAAATTAGCCTGACAAAGCTCACTGTCCTGATACAACACCCTCTCAAGACTCCCATTCGCCATGAAATCATACACAAGCAGCAGCTCCCCCTTCTCGACACACCACCCTTGCAAATGCACCAAATTCTTGTGCCGCAAGCAAGCGATAATCGACAGCTCCGCAAGAAACTCACTCCTCCCCTCATGACAATGCCTGGACCTCTTCACCGCCGCAATAGTCCCCGACGACACAAAAAACGCCTTGTAAACCGTCCCAAACGCGCCGTGTCCGATCACCCTACTCGGATGAAACCCCCCAGTAGCTGCCTTCAGCTCTCTATAGCTAAACTGCCTCGGCCCCGCCACCACCTCCGCCTTAAAACTCTTCTCCCTCCTCACCTCCCTCCATTTCCTCACACTCAAAACCCCGAAAACCGCCAGCGCAACGCAGAACACCGCCGGCATCCCAATACCAAGCCCCAGCCCCATTCTCCGGCGGCCGGAACCGGACTCCGGCGCCGGCATCCGGGGGCTGACAATGACGTAAGTGTCGGAAACGTTGTGGGGGTGCAATGTGGGTCGTTTGGGGACGAACCCAGAAGTCTTGAAGCTCCATGACATGAGCTGGTGAAGCTCTGTGGAGCCTTCGGTGGAAGCAGAGAAGCCGACGTACATGGTCTCTCTCAGGTAGCCGGAAAGATCGATGCCGACGTCGAGGATCGGATTCTCGGGTTTGACGGCGGAGGAGTAGCTGAGGTAGACCTTGAGGGTTTCTTGGTCGTTCTTGTAGTCGACCCAGGCGGTGACGGCGGCGCCGGACTTGAGGTCAACGTCTTGGTCAATGGGGTCGGCGGTCTTGAGGGAGACGAGGGAGGAGATGTCGAGGCCGACGTGGTTGTCGTTGGGGTCGTCGAAGCGCGGGTCCCGCTTGGAGTCGAATTCCACGGCGATGAAGAACGATGTGTCGTTGGGGAGGGCGAGAAAGGCGCCGGGAGAGCCGAGGGAGTGGTTGTTGGGGGAGAGGAAGAACGACATGCCGTCGCCGGATGGGGAGGAGGGGTTGAGGTTGGAGAAGAGGAAGGTGAAGCGGGAGGAGAAGGAGGCGGTGATGTTGGAGTCGGGGTCGAAGAAGCGGACGGGGGAGGAGTAGAGGACGGCGCCGGCGGAGGAGGTGGGGACGGGGAGGTCGCGGGTGAGGCCGACGACGCCGTTGCGGATGTGGGAGTCGCCGAGGAAGGTGAGGTTGCGGAAGTTGAAGGAGGGGAAGTCGAAGGCGAGATTCTCGGCGGCGGCGGAGTGGTGGCGGAGGCGGAGGAGGAAGAAGATGGAAAAGAAAGCAAGAAGCTTTCTTGGATTCATGACTTGGGTTTTTCTGGGTTTTTCGAGAGAGGAAATGGGTTCGATTTTTCTGGGTTGATTTCTTGGAAGATTTGTGAAGATTCTGGGGATTGAAGACTGGGGTTTAAGGGAGGGAAGGAGGAGAGTAGTGGGGTTTAAACGGTTGGGGGAGAAAATGGAGCGTATAGTGGGTCGGTGTGAAAGGGAATATATGTTGTGGGCTTTTCTTTTTGTTTGGGTTTGTAACGGTTATGAGGGGACTTTGTTTTTGTAGAGGGGAAAGCGGGAAACGACGGCGTTTGTGAGGAGCTTCACATGGTCAAATCTTGGTTTAGAGCTAAAGGAAGATTGGGATTAAGGGATAGTTTAGATAATATTCTTTACAAAGGCATATGGACTTATGGAGGTGACGTTAATTGGAGTTCGAGGAAACCTTCGTACACGGTATGAAAGGTGATTGAAGGGAGGCTATCTGAACTGATGATAGAGGCGATAACACTTTTCGGTTATGATTCACATCATGCCATGTTAAATTTGACATTTGTAACTTTGTAGAATTGTATAAAACGTTAATAGATTGAAACTCAATTATTTATGTTTGTAAAATCGTTTGATATCAATCGTTGAATTGTCATAACTTTATCATCGATTGTTGATCTAGTACAATGTAACATTCTTATGCTAGCCAGTAGCTCTAGCCAAGCTACTAAATTGTTCAAAGAGCACTTTAACACAATGGATTTAAGTAAGATTACCCGTAATGGTGGAGTATTATAATGATTTTGCTAATAGTTTAGCTTAGTTTTGTGCAAAACCAAGTGCAAACTAACATGCACCGTGCTACAATGACTCGCGATTTGCTAACCCAAGCAAGTAATGATTAAGAAAAGATGGCACTGAAACTCAAGAATGATGGATTCTCTTGTGGTATTAGTTAATTACATTCAAATCAAAAGTTCTGCACTTCCAGAAAGCCAGAACTGCAGTTGTAAGATTTGATTTTAGAGATTTCAATAATGACAAATATGAAAGGCCATCATGTGATCAAGGCCTACATCTGCAGATGTCTCAAATAATAATGGAATAATACAACACACATGTCATGTAGCCGTTACATAATATTATTGACATAAGTTAAGATAGAGGAGACTTAGACGAATCACAAGTCATGTGTATTTGTTAAACTATATACTAAACTTCAATAACAGAGGTGTCTTGACCAATGTACTTGATTCTTTGGTGGAACTAAATTTACCCAACTAAAAATCATTTAAGGGGCAAGTGCAAGGTGCTTAGAATCTCTTCCTCGAGGGAACATCTCTGGGTCTTTTGAATCTTTATCCTTCGACCAAAACCTACAACAATATAGAGTAGACAATTAAGAATTTAAGTAACATGGTATAGTACTTATATTGAAAGTGACTTACATCGATTATCAGTTGGTCCTGGTCCGAATACACCCCTGTTGTCAATAAGTTTGATCAAATCCCAATTGCCATTATCGGCAACGAGACCAAATAATAGGAGCAGCAATGGACGTTTGGCAATCCAAAACTGCTTCACTATTGCTTGATAGATCTGGATCACATTATTAGCGTCTATAGCCTCCAAAGTTAGCATTAGATGATTGAAAGCACCACCACACTCCTGGTTATATGCCTTCACCACTCTTACAAATTGCAGTTGGGCATTCTATAGCATATATGGAAGCAAAATCAGATCAAGTTACATAATATTAAAACTTCAATACACAAAACCACATTATATGTGCAGCAGTCAAGAATGGAATAGCTCGAGCCAAGCATACATTTATGCGTTTAGTACAAAAAACATAGGGCATGGGTATAATCGATCATAGGCTGAAGAAACATGCTTAGATTTATATGACATTGATCTGCAAAACTTATTATGATCTATCAGTTCACACCTTTTGCTTATTGAACTCTTCCAAAGCGAAATGTGCGTTAATCACAACTCTTGGGCAATCTCTGGAGGAGTCATTGATAGGACCTGTTCCAAGGTATGGCATTTCTGGAATGGACTGTTTCAAAGAAACAGCGATGAGAGGGAAAGACGGTGAAAATGGGAAGCAAATATCCATCAAAATGCATGAATAGATTGAGAATGCACTATTGGAGAGTGTACAAATGCAAGTGCCTTCTTCTTATAGTACCAGTTGAAAGTTGGAAAGAAAGCAAAATTAAGGCATGGCATTGGGATGAGCCTCCAGGTCGAGTTGCATACCGGCCGGCTGTCAGGTTCTGATTTCTTTGGCAGCCTTTGATTGCGGGGGTGGTGTACTACCGGAAATAGATCAAGAGGGTGACGAGAGGAATAACCCAAGTGTAGATGAGGGTTTGAAATTGGAAAAGATGTAACATCGTTTCTTACTGATCTTGTATTTCCTACCTTTCCAATCATAGACCGAATAGCAGCTGCCATACCTACCTGGTCTCACTCTGTGCATGATCATTACAATAACACGATATAAGAAGTTTAGAACCACAACCGTAAACCCTAGCTTAATTCTATGCAAACAAGAATATATGGGACACCTTTAGCCAGATTTTTTGTAGTGAGATAACCTAGCAAGGCAAAGCCAACCAAATTGAATCACTGAAATTCCATATCCAGTAGAGAAGATTGTGACCGACTTACAGTGATTTACAAGCAGAATAGAGCTATGGTTTCATGCATGGACTGTTTTCTAGAGCAGATTACAGAGCAAAGTGAATCGTCAATACCTAAACTTGCTTTGTAGAGTAAAATAATCTGAGACACTACAATTTACCTGAATTACTCGATTCTGTTTCTTTATCTCTGCCTGATCGTGCATTTGCTCGATCACCCTTAATCTCCTGCTATCTCTTTGAACCCTAATCTATGTCAGAATGGAAAAACCATAATCTAATAATTGGGCTGGATTATACATCTGGGCTTCAGCCTTTCACCAAGTATCTTTTAACCCAAAATTTTAATTTGACCAAAAAAGAAATAATCCGTAAAGAGTTTCTTACTTATCTTTTTGCTCAAATTAGGGTTCACGTCTCCCTGTGCAAAATTTTTAGGTAAAAGGGAGAACAAAACCCTTTTTGTTTTTCTTGTATGAGATTTTGTTAGATATGTCTCATGTATTGATACTGTCTTTAGCAGACTATGGCTTTTCGTTCTGTGCTTGGAAAGATGGGGACTACTACTATGACTATGGCTAGTAGTAAATGTATTCACAAAAACAGAAGACTAGTTTTGATGCTTCACAATTGCGAGGCCGAAGCGCACAAGAAGAATCACAACCACAATCACAGGAACAATAAGAAGAAGGCGCCTGTAGTGCGTACTGCTGCTAATGCTTATCTGTTTGAATTCGGGTGTATTGATGAAAATGGGTTTCGAATTCCGTTGACTGTTAATAGGGTATGCATGTATGTTTTGGAAACCTTTGTGGTTTTATTTCCTGCTCCTTTGTATCAAAATGCAGTACCTGATCATACTTACTGTTGTCCTATTTAAACAGGGAATCGATTATCATATGGATTTAGGAGGAATAGGACCTGCCTGTTTCGCTGTGGAAGAGTTCAACAAGCGAAAGGTGTGTGTGTGTGTGTATATACATGAACTTATAACACTGATTCACTAGCTGGCCCTTGTGTGAGTGAGTACCAAATAGCTGGGCCTATGTTTTTGATAGGTAGTGATTCTGTTTCCAAACCTAAATTGACGTATGAAGTTTGTTTTGGACTTCTGATTGCAATTTGGTTAGAGCCATCAAAAAGGTTGGCAAACCGAATGTTAGATGTTGAAA from Fragaria vesca subsp. vesca linkage group LG3, FraVesHawaii_1.0, whole genome shotgun sequence harbors:
- the LOC101296366 gene encoding probable L-type lectin-domain containing receptor kinase S.7-like; amino-acid sequence: HHSAAAENLAFDFPSFNFRNLTFLGDSHIRNGVVGLTRDLPVPTSSAGAVLYSSPVRFFDPDSNITASFSSRFTFLFSNLNPSSPSGDGMSFFLSPNNHSLGSPGAFLALPNDTSFFIAVEFDSKRDPRFDDPNDNHVGLDISSLVSLKTADPIDQDVDLKSGAAVTAWVDYKNDQETLKVYLSYSSAVKPENPILDVGIDLSGYLRETMYVGFSASTEGSTELHQLMSWSFKTSGFVPKRPTLHPHNVSDTYVIVSPRMPAPESGSGRRRMGLGLGIGMPAVFCVALAVFGVLSVRKWREVRREKSFKAEVVAGPRQFSYRELKAATGGFHPSRVIGHGAFGTVYKAFFVSSGTIAAVKRSRHCHEGRSEFLAELSIIACLRHKNLVHLQGWCVEKGELLLVYDFMANGSLERVLYQDSELCQANLLDWNHRRNVAIGLASVLTYMHQECEQQVIHRDIKTGNVLLDGNFNAKLGDFGLAKLMDHDKSPVSTLTAGTMGYLAPEYLQYGKATEKTDAFSYGVVILELACGRRPIERVPDCHKMVNLVDWVWGLHSEGRIIDAADQRLAGEFDVDEMRKLLLVGLSCANPDSSKRPTMRKVLQILSNEAEPPAVPRVKPSLSFSCGVSLSVDDIVSDCDEGSMCEIVVN